The segment AGTCGAACGCCTTCTCAATTCTGACAACGCAATTTTTTGCAATTCCGTTTCTCCATCTCTCTCTGTCCTTCTCCTTCTGTTCAGAGAGTCTAATATATCTGGACGATTGTTCACTTCGGTGTATTCTAACGAGCTGTTTATCTCGTCACTAGTTAAGTTTGAGCTATGTCGCCTCCGGCTGAGCGCTTGGCTGTTGAGCAAATCGAATTCGGGCGATCGTTTGGTGTTTTTGCTGCATTCAGACGGTTTGCGTCTGCGGACGCCGTCGTTGCTTTCGATACTCGTGTTGTTTCTGgacctttcaagactgtcgagTAGGGATTTCTTGCGCTCTGCGCTGGATATGGATTTTTTGGGTTTCCTTGCTGGGGTTTCGACTGGGGAGGTTCTGGTTGGTCGCTTGTAGCGGGGCAGGCTTCTCTCTCGTGACAAGTCTGACGGGGGTCGTCGCCTGCGAGTGCCTGATGGGCTTTGTTCGTTTTCTGGCTGTGCTGAGAGACTCGAGCAGCAATCGGATTGCGAGTCGAGGAACGCTCGGTAGTCGTCGCCGAATTCGAGCAATCGACGAGCCGCGTCGGAGTCTGGGGCTTCGGAATAGGGCTCCGAATTGTATTTCTCCTGCAGACAAcaacaaataactttttagATTAAATTAAGAACATAACAAATTATGGAGTCGACAAAAGTTTGAACAACCCATAGTAAGCAAAGCTTGTATTGTTAGTTCAACTAGCTTATGTTCTTAAATGCCATTTTTCTACATACAGAAACCTAATGGCATGGTCTGGTTCTATTTTACTATGTGAAAAATACAGCGGTTGCTATTTTGGCGTCTGCTGCAAAGCTATcttttgttgtatttattatacatcaACTTTTATGTCGATACTTtttcaaataacaaaatggTGTCACAAGTATTTTATAGTCCGACCTACCTGATAGAAATCCCAAGCTTGCTCCGAAAACGAACTATGCTCCTCCGTTCCCGCCGTCACACTCTTATCTATGTCCGAGTCTTTATCCACGCTCAAATCCCACAATTCACTAGGGTCTCCCAAGCTAAGCGCCAAAAAGGATCTTTCCCTTTCCGAACTCCTTGCTAGTCTCGGCCTAACAGCGCCACCTGCCGGCCCTAGTTTGAAACTCGGCGCGACTATTTCCTCATTCTGCTCAGGGATGGCGCTGTCGGGCTCTATAGAGGATATGTGGGTTTTCTCAATGCTTTTTCGCAAGTTCGCAATAGTGGCCAACTGTTGTTTAAGAAGTTCGTCATCACTGTCGTTGCCCGAGGTCGATGTGGTGTCGAATCTGTAaagaatattaaacaaaatgttgatttaatatttgtaaagttAGATGATGCTTTGTTGGAATggattttttggaaaaaaaagttcggtatattataatatatgaaaCCTAGGTAATAGGCCCAAGCATAACAACAGAGAGAATGACTGGAAACAACATATTACAATGTGTTAACTTCAATTTGAACGttgaataaatttgaatagtaTATTCTTACCTGCTCTTTCTACTAGTGGCGGGGTCACTAGCCGCGCTCCTCTCATTTTTATCTTCAATCTCCGGACTCATTCTCCCACAAAACGAGAGAGACTTGACCAATCTCTCTCTTCTCGTATTAGAGGCGTTGTGTCTCCTCAACTTCAATCTCTTCCGCCGCAGCCAGCATTGCTTGTCGTTAGTCTCTACGCACGATGTGCAAGCCTCTGTCATGGTGTTTGTGCTTGAGACGTGACCCTGTGGAGTGaaatatagaatttattttatcttgtatcttatggctctgtctaccctacaagggatatagacgtgattatatgtttgtatgtatgtatatatgttatcTTATGACAGCGGACTTAAGctaaaaatcttataaaattacaaagaacTGATAAATGAAGGTATATCAGCGTAAGATAATTAgtctttaaaaatttgataaaattaaaataatagaaatttcAATCAGTTTCTTAGTGCTACCTGATGAATATAAGaagaaaattaagaaaaatatgtgaCCACTGgctcaattaaaaaaagtgtatGGACCAGcaccaaataaaatgaaacagtTAACACAAGCATGACCCACGAACCTGTACAGTAGTAGAACTTCCTCTCAGTTTAGAGTTAGAATTAGTCGGAGTGACTCTCTGAGGAGACGCCAGCGTGTTCAAAGCAGATTCAGATATCGACATGTTGTGCGACATAGCGGCAACGTCGCCGGCCGTGGGAGTGGCCGCGAGAGATACGCCCGTCGCGCTCAGCTGAGAGAGACAGGAGACGGACCATGGACGCGCGCTGTTGCCGCCCCGCTTCTTGCGAAGTTGCACCTGAGTTTTATATGTTACCTTAGCCGTTGTTATAAAGTTAGGACAGATGGTTCTgatttatgagattttaatacaGTTTACTGTGTAGCAAGAAGTGATGTGCCGAATATACGTGGAAGAAACCAGAATTTTCAAACGGATCTTTTACTCTATTAACTCATTAcgagaaatattattattttaagttgatAGTTAACCAAATTCCTCTTAGgttacttttacaaaaaattaaatttttaagagcATCAAGTGAGGATATGATTGAGCGCACGTAGTAGGTAACTATTACGATAGTTAACGCCGTCAAACAAGTagctataaaattaatagcacggtataatataatatcctttgttttttttcattcagcAATTCACTTGCGcacagttataaaataaaaaacgtttATTAAAAAGTGCGTTAACAACAGAAATATGGCTGAGTGCCGACAAgatttttatcacaaaatgaAGTCGAAATGAGGTAGTTAATgcaatgtaataaattatgatatttttttataattatcatctTACGGAGAATGACGTTCTACTTAACTCCGCATACCtacaagagttagctcttaaatatAAGGAGATctctatattaaattaaatcatgGTTAATACAAATGACACATTTAAGAAAGTAATGTAAGTCAAGTACCTTAGGATAGTGTGTAGGTGTGACGGTGCAGGTAGAAGTGCTCATGTCCATAGAAGAGTGCAGGTTCCTTTCCTCTGAAGTCAGTGACGTGTCCACTTCACTCTCTGTTGTGTACTCCCCCGAAGCGTCATAGCTTTCTGCGCCCtggaatataaaaatgaattatataTTCTGTGCTAAACATTTAACTCACAGAATACAGAGATTATCTAACTAATAAGGAAAAATATCTAATGTGATAATAAGTACTaatttacttcttttttttaaatattcggGTAGGTATAACATGTTTCTCAGATACCCATGTTTCACTGCTGTGAAATGGACCTTTCTACACTTCCCATATTATTTTCCCTAAACTTTTTCAAATCACCGTGATCCATATCCATTAGAAGCTCAAAACTATACAGGTAAATTGATACCACAGGCAGTCAGACCAacttcatataatttaaacaacaCATTGAAAACCCTGTAAGAATAAATTGTGCCTTTTTTTCATCATAGTATCTCCGACTCGATTTGTTCCCATCGCGCCTGCTTTACGACAAAACTAACAAATCGAATGCAGAAATcactatattttacattaaatattgcTCAGTAAAGATATTTCACTAGACTATTTattctaacaaataaattcaatattacCTGGTTACTATCGTCTTTTCCTTCCGAACTTTGATTCAACCACTCTTTGATCCTAGACATCTTCGCTCTGCACACACTTTTTCCTTCCTCTTCAAACATCAACGGTTTAAAACTCCTTGATCCTTTCTTCTTCGACATCTGCTGAGCTTGTTTCTGTACCAATTCCTCTGCCTGAATAACCAATCTTTCTATATCTTTACACCTTTCAGTatctttacattttatatcgatttttataagatCCGGAGTTGAAGATTCTAATTTAGGTTTAGGCGATGGAGGTTTGTCTTTGTTATCAATGGGTAGTTCACATTGTATTTCAACAGATGACGTCATTAAATCAGTCGAATCTTCGTTCGCAATTTTAGCACCACCAACGTATGTCCATTCTTCTTCTGATGATTCTTCCTGTGATTTCTCATCTGTTTCAATCATTTGTCTGTCTGAATCCGTGTCGTGATGTCTGAAGTAAAATGTCGCGCAATGTTTGGATTTCCGATCCGTCTGATTGAATTTCGATGAATCGACTGGCTTTTTCCTTTTGATAACTGTCGGTGGTGTCTTCATTTTCTCCTCAATATGCATTGCATTGTTTACATCTAGGCCTGCAATGGAAACTAATTGTTATTCATCAATGAATGAACGAcgttcattttttttgtaaacaggGGAATACTAACAATTGGAATCGGTAAACAAGGCATTGTTTGTACTGTTAAATCAGAGGTGAGAGTTATTTCTTTGGTGCGAACATTTGTCAGTGTGATTTATTACTTCGCAGCCGATGAACATGGTAA is part of the Amyelois transitella isolate CPQ chromosome 20, ilAmyTran1.1, whole genome shotgun sequence genome and harbors:
- the LOC106131566 gene encoding klarsicht protein isoform X3; the protein is MVLQRDVECHGRIVSSVVRLCNGADAARALERRWHLLYLRAIEWQCHLEACLTRIENQGGASVEVASDSDDEPALKQPRLSRRGSPRQRTPVNGRRRQRSVDSRQSASEEEQEYAVKYTWRGFESDCESELARQNGNMADERRVPGACDAVNNRPTDQIVPVTTDQIDGLDVNNAMHIEEKMKTPPTVIKRKKPVDSSKFNQTDRKSKHCATFYFRHHDTDSDRQMIETDEKSQEESSEEEWTYVGGAKIANEDSTDLMTSSVEIQCELPIDNKDKPPSPKPKLESSTPDLIKIDIKCKDTERCKDIERLVIQAEELVQKQAQQMSKKKGSRSFKPLMFEEEGKSVCRAKMSRIKEWLNQSSEGKDDSNQGAESYDASGEYTTESEVDTSLTSEERNLHSSMDMSTSTCTVTPTHYPKVQLRKKRGGNSARPWSVSCLSQLSATGVSLAATPTAGDVAAMSHNMSISESALNTLASPQRVTPTNSNSKLRGSSTTVQGHVSSTNTMTEACTSCVETNDKQCWLRRKRLKLRRHNASNTRRERLVKSLSFCGRMSPEIEDKNERSAASDPATSRKSRFDTTSTSGNDSDDELLKQQLATIANLRKSIEKTHISSIEPDSAIPEQNEEIVAPSFKLGPAGGAVRPRLARSSERERSFLALSLGDPSELWDLSVDKDSDIDKSVTAGTEEHSSFSEQAWDFYQEKYNSEPYSEAPDSDAARRLLEFGDDYRAFLDSQSDCCSSLSAQPENEQSPSGTRRRRPPSDLSRERSLPRYKRPTRTSPVETPARKPKKSISSAERKKSLLDSLERSRNNTSIESNDGVRRRKPSECSKNTKRSPEFDLLNSQALSRRRHSSNLTSDEINSSLEYTEVNNRPDILDSLNRRRRTERDGETELQKIALSELRRRSTESADSEDESSSPKKHSRRNWDGDSDSEAEEVRSLVRQSSSQLEAAEALMARQDTSPDLLRAFDYTEIVTRCRDNINLLDAALAGGSLSAALQRDIRAVSARWSALRAAATRRGGARRLRREMAALHETLDDICDAGDCATQPHSKVQLTRRIEELKERLSRLLECKVSMLKLTVSVRRALGELESDDNGLAAELNSLLARWDDAHQRTSNELLSLEKAVCVWAEWENAFRELQGALRGDLATLQALRDRGAADGDQTEVAAQIKQLAASLVEKKKGGSTCDSLSDSGISDGDSESAGGRARRLNALRELARRLQAALAPNSPAHKGIAKRMEQTENEVRILQESCRALVEQSIPDLKIDENTKDYNIATVAGNKTGAGDPDYSPRGGWVWRVVRSSLPIQLCLVALLLAAWLVERPRCCDALNSLAQTLTPQLRYVRGPPPV